In a single window of the Penaeus monodon isolate SGIC_2016 chromosome 3, NSTDA_Pmon_1, whole genome shotgun sequence genome:
- the LOC119588982 gene encoding uncharacterized protein LOC119588982 encodes MRSSHLLVAVLCLSWLVAAEGIIVLAGAAAVGAAALAIGGLAALKGAAIVGYAAGRHHRRYHGRSYGHYRQPRYKYHRYGRSVDPAADEGEDLLLATVGQLDPNGCILKMLCQLQTKDESTLTLEEDLLLGMFANSTETLSSFNAAFVYATDIGSKTRDPSVCKKFFPKCPLGDKELDGLLQMAWGCGAAFLEQPEEGQRGAA; translated from the coding sequence ATGCGCAGCAGCCACCTCCTCGTCGCCGTCCTCTGCCTGTCATGGCTCGTGGCCGCTGAGGGCATCATCGTCCTCGCCGGCGCCGCAGCTGTTGGCGCTGCCGCCCTAGCCATCGGTGGGTTGGCTGCCCTCAAGGGCGCTGCCATCGTGGGCTACGCCGCTGGAAGGCACCATCGCCGCTATCACGGGCGCTCATACGGTCATTACAGGCAGCCACGTTACAAGTACCACCGCTACGGCCGCTCCGTCGACCCTGCTGCTGACGAAGGTGAGGACCTCCTTCTGGCCACCGTCGGGCAGCTCGACCCCAACGGCTGCATCCTCAAGATGCTGTGCCAGCTCCAGACCAAGGACGAGTCGACCCTCACTCTCGAGGAGGACCTCCTGCTGGGCATGTTCGCCAACAGCACCGAGACACTGTCCTCCTTCAACGCCGCCTTCGTCTACGCCACCGACATCGGCTCGAAGACCCGCGACCCGTCCGTCTGCAAGAAGTTCTTCCCCAAGTGTCCGCTGGGAGACAAGGAGCTCGACGGCCTCCTGCAGATGGCCTGGGGGTGCGGGGCCGCCTTCCTGGAGCAGCCCGAGGAAGGTCAGAGGGGCGCCGCCTGA